The following coding sequences lie in one Candidatus Nitrospira allomarina genomic window:
- a CDS encoding PAS domain S-box protein: MRTTTPTILVVDDEVDICLALSDLLESEGYRVETVETGSEALRRVSPVHSYSAVILDLGLPDLDGLIVLQRLYGLDPTLPVVILTAHGDQKEKILTLQHHAFAHLIKPYDRQEVVEMVHRAVAAKDLTWKAAQAEEALTSSESKRQLEQERTQALLSESEQRLTLALKAGNMGIWDWHIPTGHLIWSEEVAGLFGLAHGMLDETFEAYENCIHPDDRSMLKEIIGKTLENGVPYEVEHRIVWPTGEVRWIACKGQVVKDQDGLHQRMLGIVQDITTRKQAEIHLQDSQRFLTSIVDNLPHMIFVKDAKDLRFIRFNQAGEKLIGYSKEAMIGKTDYDLFPKSEADFYTRKDREVLLGQTLIDIPDEVIHTRFHGTRYLHTKKIPILDGQGIPQYLLGISEDITEQKQAELKRTERETLLHLIFEMGPGCIKRVAADGTLLHINPAGLDLIEATNADDVLGRSVFDLVVPEYLDAFKRMHHEVIQGKKQTLQFEVQSLKGTRSWIETYAVPFKNPITNEIEHLAVTHDITERKKSEEQAQQLSRQNELILSSAGDGIYGLDLQGRTTFVNPAGAKMLGYAPQELIGSFMHGTVHHSKSDGSPYPSEDCPMYAVYSDGVFRQVEDEVLWRKNGTSFPVDYTSTPIWQDGNLTGAVVTFRDITERKQTEEAINKSREDFLTLVDSLEGIVWECEFPSYRLTFVSQQAERLLGYPVNEWLENSDFFWGRLHEADKSRVMDFCREATLRKENHELEYRFFKKNGEVIWLRDLVTVVVEHDQPVKLRGVIFNITQTKQAETVLQESEERFRLLSEAIPQQVWTARPDGTLDYVNRRVLEYFGSSFEEMIGHGWQRFLHPDDLPGCLDCWDRARETNQPYEIEFRLLRGSDHAYRWHLGRALPVFNPEGQVVKWFGSNTDITQLKQLENQVRQSQKMEAIGTLAGGIAHDFNNILMAIIGYTELAKQSARDNDRAQKNLDEVLVAGQRAKELVQQILTFSRQTEQMQQPLDLQVLVKEVGKFLRATFPATIDIRQHFTEATSIILGDPIQMHQVLMNLCANAEYAMRGSGGLLELKLERVIGEPDGIGAAPDLKGGAYVCLTVRDTGTGMTPDVLQRIFDPFFTTKRVGEGTGMGLAVVHGIVISYGGVIKVESEPGQGTIFSIYFPEMEAAHYPKENLPLSQDVFMGRGHILFVEDEEPLARLGEEAMKGLGYEVMVRTSSVEALEAFRADPFRFDAVVTDQTMPHITGEALARQLLELRPDVPIILCTGFSHSMTSEKAKAMGIRAFLLKPLLIKDLAWALREVLDS, encoded by the coding sequence GTGAGAACCACCACACCCACTATCCTTGTTGTGGATGACGAGGTGGACATTTGTCTGGCTTTGAGTGATCTGCTGGAAAGTGAAGGGTATCGGGTTGAGACCGTGGAGACCGGAAGCGAAGCGTTACGTCGGGTGTCCCCGGTTCATTCCTATAGTGCGGTTATCCTGGATTTAGGTCTGCCTGACCTTGATGGGCTAATTGTCCTTCAACGGCTGTATGGCCTAGATCCCACCCTTCCTGTGGTCATTCTTACGGCGCATGGCGATCAAAAGGAAAAAATCCTCACTCTGCAACATCATGCATTTGCACACTTGATCAAACCCTATGACCGGCAAGAGGTGGTTGAGATGGTGCATCGCGCGGTTGCGGCCAAGGATTTGACTTGGAAGGCCGCACAGGCGGAAGAGGCGCTCACCTCCAGTGAATCGAAACGACAGCTCGAACAGGAACGCACGCAAGCTTTGCTTTCCGAAAGTGAGCAACGGCTGACGTTGGCCTTGAAGGCGGGAAATATGGGGATATGGGATTGGCATATTCCGACCGGCCATCTTATCTGGTCGGAGGAAGTGGCCGGGCTCTTCGGGTTAGCGCACGGGATGCTTGATGAAACATTTGAGGCTTACGAAAACTGCATTCATCCTGATGATCGCTCGATGCTTAAAGAAATCATTGGAAAAACGTTGGAGAACGGGGTGCCTTATGAAGTCGAGCATCGAATCGTGTGGCCAACCGGGGAGGTCCGGTGGATCGCCTGCAAGGGGCAGGTTGTTAAAGATCAGGATGGTCTCCACCAACGAATGCTTGGCATCGTTCAAGATATCACCACCCGAAAACAGGCAGAGATCCATTTGCAGGACAGTCAACGGTTTTTGACCTCCATTGTGGATAATCTCCCGCATATGATTTTCGTGAAAGATGCCAAAGATCTCCGCTTTATCCGCTTTAATCAAGCCGGAGAAAAGCTCATTGGCTATTCCAAGGAAGCGATGATCGGGAAAACCGACTACGATTTGTTTCCCAAATCGGAAGCAGATTTTTATACCAGGAAGGATCGAGAAGTCTTACTAGGTCAAACCCTGATTGATATCCCGGATGAAGTCATTCACACCCGATTTCATGGGACACGGTATCTGCATACCAAAAAAATTCCGATCTTAGATGGTCAGGGAATCCCTCAATATCTTTTGGGAATTTCGGAGGATATTACTGAGCAGAAGCAGGCGGAATTGAAACGGACAGAACGTGAAACCTTATTACACCTTATTTTTGAAATGGGGCCGGGTTGCATTAAACGGGTTGCCGCCGATGGGACTCTGCTCCACATTAATCCTGCGGGGTTGGATTTAATTGAAGCGACAAATGCCGATGATGTGCTTGGACGTTCTGTCTTTGACCTCGTCGTGCCTGAGTATCTGGATGCCTTTAAGCGGATGCATCACGAGGTAATACAGGGGAAGAAACAGACCCTTCAATTTGAGGTTCAGAGCCTCAAAGGCACCAGAAGTTGGATAGAAACGTATGCGGTGCCATTCAAGAACCCCATCACGAATGAAATCGAACATTTGGCGGTCACACATGATATTACGGAACGGAAAAAGTCAGAGGAGCAGGCTCAGCAGTTGTCACGTCAGAACGAACTGATCCTGTCCTCGGCTGGTGACGGGATCTATGGATTGGATCTACAAGGTCGGACAACCTTTGTCAATCCGGCTGGGGCAAAAATGTTGGGGTATGCGCCCCAGGAGCTTATTGGATCCTTTATGCATGGAACCGTCCATCATTCCAAATCCGATGGTTCTCCTTATCCCAGTGAAGACTGCCCAATGTATGCGGTCTATTCTGACGGGGTTTTTCGGCAGGTAGAAGATGAAGTCTTGTGGCGCAAAAACGGCACCAGTTTCCCGGTGGATTATACCAGCACGCCCATTTGGCAGGATGGGAATCTGACCGGAGCCGTCGTCACCTTTCGAGATATTACCGAGCGCAAACAAACGGAAGAAGCCATTAATAAATCGAGAGAGGATTTTTTGACATTAGTCGATTCACTGGAGGGGATTGTATGGGAGTGTGAGTTCCCTTCTTATCGGCTTACCTTTGTGAGTCAACAGGCCGAGCGTTTGTTAGGGTACCCTGTAAATGAATGGTTAGAGAATTCCGATTTTTTCTGGGGTCGGCTTCATGAAGCTGATAAAAGCCGGGTGATGGATTTTTGCCGGGAAGCCACTCTCAGGAAAGAAAACCATGAATTAGAATACCGATTTTTTAAGAAGAACGGGGAGGTGATCTGGCTGAGGGACCTGGTGACCGTGGTGGTGGAACATGATCAGCCTGTGAAATTGCGTGGAGTCATCTTTAATATTACTCAGACGAAGCAGGCAGAGACGGTACTCCAGGAGAGTGAAGAACGTTTCAGACTCTTGAGTGAAGCGATTCCTCAGCAGGTATGGACGGCACGCCCAGATGGGACTTTAGATTATGTCAATCGACGGGTTCTCGAGTATTTCGGCTCATCCTTTGAGGAGATGATCGGTCATGGGTGGCAGCGGTTTCTGCATCCGGATGATCTGCCTGGATGTCTGGATTGCTGGGACCGGGCACGTGAAACCAACCAACCCTACGAAATCGAATTTCGCCTACTGCGGGGGTCAGACCATGCCTACCGATGGCATCTCGGGCGGGCTCTTCCTGTTTTTAATCCAGAGGGGCAGGTGGTGAAATGGTTTGGATCCAACACGGATATCACTCAATTGAAACAGTTGGAAAATCAGGTTCGCCAATCTCAAAAAATGGAGGCTATTGGGACCTTGGCAGGCGGTATTGCCCATGATTTCAATAACATTCTTATGGCGATCATTGGCTATACGGAACTTGCCAAACAGAGTGCCAGGGACAATGACAGGGCACAAAAGAATCTTGATGAGGTGTTGGTAGCCGGGCAGCGCGCCAAGGAATTGGTGCAACAAATTTTGACATTTAGTCGACAAACCGAGCAAATGCAGCAGCCGCTTGACCTTCAAGTGTTGGTCAAGGAGGTTGGCAAATTCCTTCGTGCCACGTTCCCGGCGACCATCGACATTCGTCAACATTTCACTGAGGCGACCTCGATCATATTAGGAGATCCCATCCAAATGCATCAGGTGTTGATGAACCTGTGTGCCAATGCCGAATATGCGATGCGGGGAAGCGGAGGTCTTCTTGAATTGAAGTTGGAGCGTGTGATTGGTGAACCTGATGGGATCGGCGCAGCTCCTGACCTAAAGGGAGGTGCCTATGTATGCCTGACTGTTCGAGATACTGGAACGGGTATGACTCCGGATGTCCTCCAACGCATCTTTGATCCCTTCTTTACCACGAAAAGGGTCGGTGAAGGGACGGGAATGGGCTTGGCCGTAGTCCATGGAATCGTCATCAGTTATGGGGGTGTAATTAAGGTGGAGAGTGAACCCGGACAGGGAACTATTTTTAGCATTTATTTTCCGGAGATGGAGGCGGCCCATTATCCAAAGGAAAATCTTCCATTGTCACAAGATGTGTTTATGGGCCGAGGGCATATTCTTTTTGTGGAAGATGAAGAGCCCCTTGCCAGGCTTGGGGAGGAGGCAATGAAGGGGTTGGGGTATGAGGTTATGGTGCGTACGAGTAGCGTTGAAGCTCTGGAAGCCTTTCGGGCCGATCCCTTTCGATTTGATGCGGTGGTGACCGATCAAACGATGCCGCATATCACCGGGGAAGCTCTGGCGCGTCAATTGTTAGAACTTAGACCCGACGTGCCTATTATCCTGTGTACGGGGTTTAGTCACAGTATGACATCGGAAAAGGCCAAAGCCATGGGGATACGGGCTTTTCTTTTAAAGCCGCTGTTGATCAAGGATCTCGCGTGGGCTCTTCGGGAGGTTCTTGATTCATGA